One Rosettibacter firmus genomic window carries:
- the trpC gene encoding indole-3-glycerol phosphate synthase TrpC, whose product MNFLDKILLEKKEEVRNLKQKFTISLFKNEKYFENKTISLFNALKRNNKISLIAEIKKASPSKGILINNFNHIDIAKSYMSCSVEAISILTDRKFFNGDINYLKDIAQFKTVPLLRKDFIIDEIQIYEAKAFGADAILLIAEILSKNQIQELTSVAHECGLEVLLEFHSPSQLDKIDFNKNKIIGINNRNLESFHTDIKTTIQLTKYLPDDVIKVSESGINTDDDITKLKQANVDAVLIGEHFMKSHNLEKSINDFQKQLYI is encoded by the coding sequence ATGAATTTTCTTGACAAAATTCTTCTTGAAAAAAAAGAAGAAGTAAGAAATTTAAAACAAAAATTCACAATCTCCTTATTTAAGAACGAAAAATATTTTGAAAATAAAACAATATCATTATTCAATGCATTAAAAAGGAATAATAAAATTTCATTAATTGCAGAAATTAAAAAAGCAAGTCCATCTAAAGGAATTTTAATCAATAACTTTAATCATATTGATATTGCAAAAAGTTATATGAGTTGTTCAGTAGAAGCTATTTCTATTTTAACAGATAGAAAATTCTTTAATGGTGATATAAATTATTTGAAGGACATTGCACAATTCAAAACAGTTCCATTATTAAGAAAAGATTTCATAATAGATGAAATACAAATTTATGAAGCAAAAGCATTCGGAGCAGATGCAATTTTACTTATTGCCGAAATACTTTCTAAAAATCAAATTCAAGAGCTTACATCTGTAGCACATGAATGTGGACTGGAAGTGTTACTCGAATTTCATTCCCCTTCTCAACTGGATAAAATTGATTTTAATAAAAATAAAATTATCGGAATAAATAATAGAAACCTCGAATCGTTTCACACAGATATAAAGACTACAATACAATTAACTAAATATCTACCTGATGATGTGATCAAAGTTTCAGAAAGCGGAATTAATACAGATGATGACATTACAAAACTAAAACAAGCAAATGTTGATGCAGTTTTAATTGGAGAACATTTCATGAAATCACATAATTTAGAGAAAAGCATAAACGATTTTCAAAAACAACTTTATATATAA
- the trpD gene encoding anthranilate phosphoribosyltransferase, which translates to MIKEYIEKITSGNNLTIEEAYNAMTAIMNGACNNSQIAGFLLALKTKGETPEEVAGFVKAMRSKSIKINSDENTIDVCGTGGDGSNTFNISTATAFVVAGCGVKVAKHGNKSISSKCGSADILTYLGLNINLTPPVAEEALNKIGITFLFAPLYHPAMKYAAEVRRELNTRTVFNILGPLTNPANTKKQLIGTFNNKAAELMAKASQHLNMEKVCFVCTDNSLDEISLTDETNVFELHNSIVKNYKITHEFFGYNKIDKKNLESNSIDKNAEIILSVLKDKIKNDAYYVIAANSAMALYVANYSNNFNDCKTAAEESILSGKAYEKLLALKTFGEKYS; encoded by the coding sequence ATGATAAAAGAATACATTGAAAAAATTACATCTGGAAACAACTTAACTATTGAAGAAGCATACAATGCAATGACTGCCATTATGAATGGTGCATGTAATAATTCACAAATAGCTGGATTTTTACTTGCTCTTAAAACAAAAGGCGAAACTCCAGAAGAAGTAGCAGGTTTCGTAAAAGCAATGCGTAGTAAAAGCATTAAAATTAATTCTGATGAAAATACAATTGATGTTTGTGGAACAGGAGGCGATGGTTCCAATACTTTTAATATTTCTACAGCTACTGCATTTGTTGTTGCCGGGTGTGGAGTTAAAGTCGCTAAACATGGTAATAAATCGATATCAAGTAAATGTGGAAGTGCAGATATTCTAACTTATCTGGGATTAAATATAAATCTTACACCTCCTGTTGCCGAAGAAGCATTAAATAAAATTGGAATTACATTTTTATTTGCTCCTCTATATCATCCTGCAATGAAATATGCTGCAGAAGTACGCCGAGAATTAAATACGAGAACTGTATTTAATATTTTAGGACCTTTAACAAATCCAGCAAATACAAAAAAACAGTTGATTGGTACATTCAACAATAAAGCAGCTGAACTAATGGCTAAAGCTTCTCAACATTTAAATATGGAAAAAGTTTGCTTTGTTTGTACAGATAATAGTTTAGATGAAATTTCACTTACAGACGAAACCAATGTTTTCGAGTTACATAATTCAATCGTAAAAAATTATAAAATTACACACGAATTTTTTGGCTATAATAAAATTGATAAGAAAAATTTAGAGAGCAATTCAATAGATAAAAATGCAGAAATAATTTTATCTGTATTAAAAGATAAAATTAAAAATGATGCTTATTATGTTATTGCTGCAAATTCAGCTATGGCATTGTACGTAGCAAATTACTCAAACAATTTTAATGATTGTAAAACAGCAGCAGAAGAATCAATTTTATCTGGTAAAGCTTATGAAAAACTCCTTGCATTAAAAACTTTCGGAGAAAAATATTCATGA
- a CDS encoding anthranilate synthase component II: protein MKILVIDNYDSFTYNLVQLIGQFTDDIIVKRNDKTTIDEIKKLNPDKIVISPGPGTPKDTGITIDVIKNFGPNTPILGVCLGHQTIGYCYGGNIINAPYLMHGKTSQIIHDGKTIFKNIEQNFNGGRYHSLIIEKDTLPDVLEISAYTQDDIIMGIRHKYFPIEGIQFHPESILTKVGYQLIKNWVEL, encoded by the coding sequence ATGAAAATCTTAGTTATTGACAATTACGATTCATTCACATACAACCTTGTTCAATTAATCGGACAATTTACAGACGATATAATCGTAAAACGTAACGATAAAACTACTATTGATGAAATAAAAAAATTAAATCCAGATAAAATTGTTATATCGCCTGGACCAGGTACACCAAAAGATACTGGAATTACAATAGATGTTATAAAAAATTTTGGACCTAATACACCTATCCTTGGAGTTTGTCTGGGTCATCAAACTATTGGTTATTGTTATGGTGGAAATATTATCAATGCACCTTACTTAATGCATGGTAAAACATCTCAAATAATTCATGATGGCAAAACAATTTTCAAAAATATTGAACAAAATTTTAATGGTGGTAGATATCATTCATTAATTATTGAAAAAGATACATTACCAGATGTTCTGGAAATTTCCGCTTACACACAAGACGATATAATTATGGGTATAAGACATAAATATTTTCCAATCGAAGGGATTCAATTTCATCCAGAATCGATATTAACAAAAGTGGGTTATCAATTAATTAAAAATTGGGTTGAGCTATGA
- the trpE gene encoding anthranilate synthase component I, translating to MDYKKFLELSNKYNIVPVYERIAADLLTPVSAYLKIRNNNSSSFLLESVEGIGRLARYSFIGVNPSMLVSNNYKLISIKNSTDTEIINKNIFDYLKELIKKFEYPKIDELPYFTGGLVGYIGFDNISLIEESINYNTELESIAPDSILGLYNSLIIFDHFKHQIILIHNVDCTDKNNIQNKYEAAKEEINKLKELLNKKIDYKSNFKSNPLPLTHNEEEEFCELVKTSKRNIYNGDVFQIVLSKRFEANYEGDPFNVYRALRMINPSPYMYFMEFDNNIKIIGTSPEDLLKVKNRKAEILPIAGTRRRGKTEEEDLELENNLLNDPKEIAEHVMLVDLARNDLGRFCKLGTVKISERMKIHRFSHVMHIVSRVEGILKDDVDCIDALKASFPAGTVTGAPKIRAIQLINDYEKIKRGIYAGAVGYIDFSGNLDMCIAIRTLFATKNKIYWQAGAGIVADSKPELELKEVKNKSAVLINALNCAEVIDENLSY from the coding sequence ATGGATTATAAAAAATTTTTAGAATTATCTAACAAATACAATATTGTTCCTGTATACGAACGTATTGCTGCAGATTTATTAACACCTGTTTCTGCTTATTTAAAAATCAGGAATAATAACTCATCTTCATTTTTACTTGAATCTGTTGAAGGGATTGGTAGATTAGCACGTTACTCTTTTATTGGTGTAAACCCATCAATGTTAGTTTCTAACAATTATAAATTAATCTCAATTAAAAATTCAACTGATACGGAAATCATCAATAAAAATATATTTGATTATCTAAAGGAATTAATTAAGAAATTTGAATATCCTAAAATAGATGAACTTCCCTATTTTACTGGTGGACTTGTCGGTTACATTGGTTTTGATAATATTTCATTAATCGAAGAAAGTATAAATTATAATACAGAATTAGAAAGCATAGCTCCAGATTCAATTCTTGGATTATATAATTCACTTATAATATTTGATCATTTTAAACATCAAATTATATTAATTCATAATGTTGATTGCACTGATAAAAATAATATTCAAAATAAATATGAAGCTGCTAAAGAAGAGATAAACAAATTAAAAGAATTATTAAATAAAAAGATTGATTACAAATCCAATTTTAAATCAAATCCCCTCCCACTCACTCATAATGAAGAAGAAGAATTTTGTGAACTTGTAAAAACATCAAAAAGAAATATTTACAATGGTGATGTATTTCAAATTGTTCTATCAAAAAGATTCGAAGCAAATTACGAAGGAGATCCCTTTAATGTCTACAGAGCATTACGAATGATAAATCCATCTCCTTATATGTACTTTATGGAATTTGATAACAATATTAAAATTATCGGTACTTCACCAGAAGATTTATTAAAAGTAAAAAATAGAAAAGCAGAAATCCTTCCAATTGCTGGCACAAGAAGACGAGGAAAAACAGAAGAAGAAGATTTAGAATTGGAAAATAATTTACTGAATGATCCAAAAGAAATTGCTGAACACGTAATGCTTGTTGATTTAGCAAGAAATGATCTTGGTAGATTTTGCAAACTTGGTACAGTTAAGATAAGTGAAAGAATGAAGATACACAGATTTTCGCATGTTATGCATATTGTCTCGAGAGTTGAAGGAATATTAAAAGATGATGTAGACTGTATTGATGCATTAAAAGCATCTTTCCCTGCTGGTACTGTAACAGGTGCACCAAAAATAAGAGCAATTCAATTGATTAATGATTACGAAAAAATTAAACGTGGAATTTATGCAGGTGCAGTTGGCTATATCGATTTTAGTGGGAATTTAGATATGTGTATTGCAATTAGAACTTTATTTGCTACAAAAAATAAAATTTACTGGCAAGCAGGTGCTGGAATTGTAGCTGATAGTAAACCAGAACTTGAACTAAAAGAAGTAAAAAATAAATCGGCAGTTTTAATTAACGCACTTAATTGTGCAGAGGTAATTGATGAAAATCTTAGTTATTGA
- a CDS encoding aminotransferase class V-fold PLP-dependent enzyme: MDSLEAYFNKYRENIIGINQYFEGPYGKKKIIYADWIASGRLYEPIEKILKEKFGPFVGNTHSESSITGTTMTKSYQEAKKIIKRHVNANDKDVLIFSGYGMTSAINKFQRILGLRYPEQLQKYFHIPKDEKPVVFLTHMEHHSNQTSWLETICDVVLIEPDEKGLVNINHLENLLQLYEHRKLKIGSFTAASNVTGIQPPIYKMAELMHKYGGVCFIDFAAAAPYVEINMHPEIPEQQLDAIFFSPHKFLGGPGTSGVLIFNSELYNKKVPDHPGGGTVDWTNPWGEHKYISDIETREDGGTPGFLQAIKSALVIILKEEMGIENILRREYELLSIAFNKLKKINKIHILASEHEERLGVISFYVEDIHYNLMVKLLNDKFGIQVRGGCSCAGTYGHYLLHVDPTRSKYITDKINQGDLSEKPGWVRLSIHPTMTDNEIDFIINAIEETINYAHIWSKDYVYSKRTNEYTNSYYNNNRWQHIEDWFKL; the protein is encoded by the coding sequence ATGGATTCACTTGAAGCATATTTCAATAAGTACCGAGAAAATATTATCGGGATTAATCAATATTTCGAAGGACCATATGGAAAGAAGAAAATTATTTATGCTGATTGGATTGCAAGTGGAAGATTATATGAGCCAATAGAAAAAATCTTAAAAGAAAAATTTGGTCCTTTTGTTGGAAATACTCATTCCGAATCATCAATAACAGGAACAACAATGACTAAATCTTACCAGGAAGCAAAAAAAATTATTAAACGTCACGTTAATGCAAATGATAAAGATGTGCTTATCTTTTCTGGTTACGGTATGACATCAGCAATAAACAAATTTCAGCGTATACTTGGTTTAAGATATCCTGAACAATTACAAAAATATTTTCATATACCAAAAGATGAAAAGCCTGTTGTATTTCTAACTCATATGGAACATCATTCTAATCAAACTTCATGGTTAGAAACAATATGTGATGTTGTTTTAATAGAACCTGATGAAAAAGGATTGGTCAATATAAATCACCTTGAAAATTTATTACAACTTTATGAACATAGAAAATTAAAAATTGGTTCTTTTACAGCAGCTTCAAATGTAACAGGAATACAACCCCCTATATATAAAATGGCAGAACTAATGCATAAGTATGGAGGCGTCTGTTTTATTGACTTTGCTGCTGCAGCTCCATATGTGGAAATTAATATGCATCCTGAAATCCCAGAACAACAATTAGATGCAATATTTTTTTCTCCTCATAAATTTCTTGGTGGTCCAGGGACTTCAGGTGTACTGATTTTTAATTCTGAATTATATAATAAAAAAGTACCTGATCATCCTGGCGGCGGAACGGTAGATTGGACAAATCCATGGGGTGAACATAAATACATTTCTGATATAGAAACACGTGAAGACGGAGGCACACCAGGCTTTTTACAAGCAATAAAATCTGCTCTTGTTATTATACTTAAAGAAGAAATGGGAATTGAAAATATTTTAAGGAGAGAATACGAGTTACTTTCAATTGCTTTTAATAAACTAAAAAAAATTAATAAAATTCATATTCTTGCTTCCGAGCACGAAGAGAGACTTGGTGTAATTTCATTTTATGTTGAAGATATTCATTATAATCTTATGGTTAAGTTATTAAATGATAAATTCGGTATTCAAGTAAGAGGCGGATGTTCGTGTGCTGGAACTTATGGTCATTATTTATTACACGTTGATCCTACACGTTCTAAATATATCACTGATAAAATTAACCAGGGAGATCTCTCCGAAAAACCAGGCTGGGTTAGATTATCCATACATCCCACTATGACAGATAATGAAATTGATTTTATTATAAATGCTATTGAAGAAACTATTAATTATGCTCATATATGGTCTAAAGATTATGTTTATTCTAAAAGAACAAATGAATACACTAATTCATATTACAACAATAATAGATGGCAACATATTGAAGATTGGTTCAAGCTATAG
- a CDS encoding sigma-70 family RNA polymerase sigma factor: MKITKQFTNRESKSLDQYLQEIGKVELLTPEEEIELAKRIKKGDKAALDKLTKANLRFVVSVAKQYQNQGLPLGDLINEGNLGLIKAGQRFDETRGFKFISYAVWWIRQSIMQAIAEQSRMVRLPLNRVGALNKMSKALSQLEQEYERRPNPEEIAEQLDMDVQDVTYAMQIAGRHISMDAPFTHSEDNNNSLLDVMPNEDQPPPDHSLMKESLKAEIERSLSILTEREAEVIRLYFGIGKEHSLTLEEIGEKLNLTRERVRQIKEKALIRLRHSSRSKNLKAYLG, encoded by the coding sequence TTGAAGATTACGAAGCAATTTACAAACAGAGAAAGTAAATCTTTAGATCAATATTTGCAGGAAATCGGAAAAGTTGAACTCCTGACGCCGGAGGAAGAAATTGAATTAGCTAAACGAATTAAAAAAGGCGACAAAGCTGCTCTCGACAAATTAACTAAAGCCAATTTAAGATTCGTAGTAAGTGTTGCAAAACAATATCAAAATCAAGGTCTCCCTTTAGGTGACCTGATCAACGAAGGTAACCTTGGCTTAATAAAAGCTGGACAAAGGTTTGACGAAACCAGAGGATTTAAATTTATTTCCTATGCTGTATGGTGGATTCGCCAATCAATTATGCAGGCGATTGCAGAACAATCAAGAATGGTGCGCCTGCCATTAAACAGAGTTGGCGCTTTAAATAAAATGAGTAAAGCTCTAAGCCAGCTCGAACAAGAATATGAAAGACGTCCTAATCCAGAAGAAATTGCTGAACAGCTTGATATGGATGTACAGGATGTTACATATGCAATGCAAATTGCAGGGCGTCATATCTCGATGGATGCTCCATTTACTCATAGCGAAGATAACAATAATAGTTTACTCGACGTTATGCCTAATGAAGATCAACCACCACCAGATCATTCATTAATGAAAGAATCATTAAAAGCTGAAATAGAACGTTCACTCTCTATCCTTACGGAAAGAGAAGCTGAAGTAATTAGATTATACTTTGGAATAGGCAAAGAACATTCATTAACTCTTGAAGAAATTGGCGAAAAATTAAATCTTACAAGAGAAAGAGTACGTCAAATTAAAGAAAAAGCACTAATAAGATTAAGACATTCTTCAAGAAGTAAAAATTTGAAAGCTTATCTTGGTTAA
- a CDS encoding tetratricopeptide repeat protein has product MKFKSVYIYLVLFLSFLISVLLFTPGAKKTVNEDETNINREMPDDDIHRGIKTDASKMPSKENVSKEAIEKLNQLKLEYEKNPDDTIKIRNYADMLMLAHQPDKAIELYNKILSFDSKRIDILLHLTYLYFNKGELEKAEEISKRILSIKNNFPLALYNLGVIYHAKGDIEKAKYYWKEVIRKEPDSKLAKNSKLMIENIEKIKQ; this is encoded by the coding sequence ATGAAATTTAAATCGGTATATATTTATTTGGTTCTATTCTTATCATTTTTAATATCTGTTTTACTTTTTACACCTGGTGCAAAAAAAACAGTTAATGAAGATGAGACTAACATAAATCGTGAAATGCCAGATGATGATATTCATCGTGGGATTAAAACAGATGCATCAAAAATGCCATCGAAAGAAAATGTTTCCAAAGAAGCAATTGAAAAATTAAATCAGCTAAAATTAGAATATGAAAAAAATCCAGATGATACTATTAAAATTAGAAATTATGCAGATATGTTAATGCTTGCACACCAGCCTGACAAAGCGATAGAATTATATAATAAAATTTTAAGCTTTGATTCAAAAAGGATAGATATATTATTGCATCTTACTTATTTGTATTTTAATAAGGGAGAATTGGAAAAAGCTGAAGAAATATCAAAAAGAATTTTAAGTATAAAAAATAATTTTCCACTTGCACTTTATAATCTTGGAGTTATTTATCACGCAAAAGGAGATATTGAAAAAGCAAAGTATTACTGGAAAGAAGTTATTCGAAAAGAACCAGATAGTAAATTGGCTAAAAATTCAAAATTAATGATAGAAAACATAGAGAAGATTAAGCAGTAA
- a CDS encoding universal stress protein, which produces MSMINKILIPIDFSDYSKNALKYAVEFAKHFNSQLYLIYVIEPVIYPADFSMGQVAIPSIDTDIKTRAEEELKNLAKTLIDPSLTVETIIKTGKPFVEINETAKEKDIDLIIIATHGHTGVEHLLFGSTAEKVVRKAPCPVLTLREPIKGFKFDKNSY; this is translated from the coding sequence ATGAGTATGATAAATAAAATATTAATACCAATTGATTTCTCTGATTACTCAAAAAATGCATTAAAATATGCAGTTGAATTTGCTAAACATTTTAATTCACAATTGTATTTAATTTATGTTATTGAACCAGTTATCTATCCAGCTGATTTTAGTATGGGACAGGTTGCTATTCCATCAATAGATACTGATATTAAAACTCGAGCTGAAGAAGAATTAAAAAATCTTGCAAAAACTCTTATTGATCCTTCTTTAACTGTAGAAACAATAATTAAAACAGGTAAACCATTCGTAGAAATTAATGAAACAGCAAAAGAAAAAGATATCGACTTAATAATTATTGCAACTCATGGACATACTGGAGTTGAACATTTATTGTTTGGTAGTACTGCAGAAAAAGTTGTAAGGAAAGCACCTTGTCCAGTACTAACATTACGAGAACCTATTAAAGGATTCAAATTTGATAAAAATAGTTATTGA
- a CDS encoding cyclic nucleotide-binding domain-containing protein, producing the protein MNQVKIQNSFWTNLFKTPAEKSQLEEVLLSMPPFKDLTNKNFKNLLKLFHNRVYSVNEYIFYQNDPGIGLYIIINGEVLITFEVENNERFDLAHLTRGDFFGELALLDNEKRSASAIALKESQIAVIFKPDLDEFIESYPLDGIKILKGISQIISRRLRNLNLDYIELYNKIRNK; encoded by the coding sequence ATGAATCAAGTAAAAATACAAAATAGTTTCTGGACAAATTTATTTAAAACACCTGCAGAAAAAAGCCAGTTAGAAGAAGTTCTTTTATCAATGCCTCCATTTAAAGATCTTACTAATAAAAATTTCAAAAACCTATTAAAACTATTTCATAATAGAGTTTATTCTGTAAACGAATATATATTTTATCAAAACGATCCTGGAATAGGTTTATATATTATAATAAATGGAGAAGTATTAATTACATTTGAAGTAGAAAACAACGAAAGATTTGATTTAGCTCATCTTACACGTGGCGATTTTTTTGGTGAACTTGCACTTCTTGATAATGAAAAAAGATCTGCTTCTGCTATTGCTCTTAAAGAATCACAAATTGCTGTAATCTTTAAACCTGACCTTGACGAATTTATTGAATCATATCCATTAGATGGTATAAAGATACTAAAAGGAATTAGTCAAATTATTTCGAGAAGACTTAGAAATTTAAATCTTGATTACATAGAACTATATAACAAAATAAGAAATAAATGA
- a CDS encoding 1-(5-phosphoribosyl)-5-[(5-phosphoribosylamino)methylideneamino] imidazole-4-carboxamide isomerase has product MAKLLVIPSIDIQDGKTVRVVQGIPELNCPSYGNDPVEMALIWRSENAKCLHVVDFNSAWEHSHVNHEIIRKICEAVIIPVELGGGIRNLEDARIAFDLGVARIVIGTLAFENPKEFTKILETFTPNRVVAAIDVIEGEVITRGRRVFTGVNAYDYARILKQLGAKRYIVTDVRRNGMLLGPNIELSKRIAEITECKVTHSGGISGYQDLIKLQRETEGYVDSVIIGRALYENKFPCQKIWRVAEAGLFK; this is encoded by the coding sequence ATGGCTAAATTATTAGTTATTCCTTCAATAGATATTCAAGATGGAAAAACTGTTAGAGTAGTTCAGGGAATACCAGAATTAAATTGTCCTTCTTATGGAAATGATCCTGTTGAAATGGCATTAATCTGGCGATCAGAAAATGCAAAATGCCTGCATGTTGTAGACTTTAATTCTGCATGGGAACATTCTCACGTTAACCACGAGATCATAAGAAAAATATGTGAAGCAGTAATTATTCCAGTAGAACTTGGTGGAGGTATCAGAAACTTAGAAGATGCCCGAATTGCATTTGATTTAGGTGTAGCAAGAATAGTGATAGGAACACTTGCTTTTGAAAATCCAAAAGAATTCACTAAAATTCTTGAAACATTTACACCAAATAGAGTTGTTGCCGCCATTGACGTAATAGAAGGAGAAGTTATTACAAGGGGCAGAAGAGTTTTTACTGGCGTCAATGCTTATGACTATGCTCGAATTTTAAAACAACTTGGTGCTAAAAGGTACATTGTTACTGATGTTAGAAGAAATGGAATGTTGCTTGGACCGAATATAGAACTTTCTAAAAGAATAGCTGAAATTACCGAATGTAAAGTAACACACTCTGGAGGTATAAGTGGTTATCAGGATTTAATTAAATTGCAAAGAGAAACAGAAGGATATGTTGATTCTGTTATTATTGGAAGAGCACTTTATGAAAATAAATTTCCATGTCAAAAAATATGGCGTGTTGCAGAAGCAGGTTTATTCAAATAA
- a CDS encoding acyl-CoA dehydrogenase family protein, protein MLLKFREEHEMLRKLVRDFTNAEIKPLARLIDEQEYIPDELIKKIANLGLLGTAFPEKYGGGGFGMVGYCVAQEEISRGCGATATFIGAHQSIGTNAIYVGGSEELKQKYLPQLTSGEKIAAFCLTEAQAGSDSFNLKTTATKKNGKWIINGEKLWITNGAIADIFSVFARTEKGITGFVVEKNFQGVEVGHNEKKLGIRGSVTNAIRFNDVEVPEENIIGQEGRGFIIAMKTLDAGRLTIGACSVGAAKELLELSVQFANQRVQFDKPISQFEAIEFMIAEMTTKIYLMESILYRAAEKYDQGLDISQDAAIVKLYCSEAVKEIADMAVQIHGAMGYSSELPIERFYRDVRILKIFEGTSEIQKLIISRKTIKNQGKWKFDG, encoded by the coding sequence ATGTTACTAAAATTTCGAGAAGAACATGAAATGCTGCGTAAACTGGTAAGAGATTTTACAAATGCAGAAATTAAACCTCTTGCCAGATTAATTGATGAACAAGAATATATACCAGATGAATTAATCAAAAAAATTGCAAATTTAGGATTATTAGGTACAGCATTCCCCGAAAAATATGGTGGTGGTGGTTTTGGAATGGTAGGTTATTGCGTTGCTCAAGAAGAGATTTCAAGAGGATGTGGTGCTACTGCTACTTTTATTGGAGCTCATCAATCAATAGGAACCAATGCAATATACGTTGGTGGTTCTGAAGAACTTAAACAAAAATATTTACCACAACTTACTTCTGGAGAAAAAATTGCTGCATTTTGTTTAACAGAAGCTCAGGCAGGTTCTGATTCTTTTAATCTTAAAACTACTGCTACTAAAAAAAATGGGAAATGGATAATAAATGGTGAAAAATTATGGATAACAAACGGAGCAATAGCAGATATATTTTCTGTTTTTGCAAGAACAGAGAAAGGAATTACAGGATTTGTAGTTGAAAAAAATTTTCAGGGAGTGGAAGTTGGTCATAATGAAAAAAAGCTTGGGATTAGAGGTAGTGTTACAAATGCAATAAGATTTAATGATGTAGAAGTTCCCGAAGAAAATATTATTGGTCAGGAAGGAAGAGGTTTTATTATTGCAATGAAAACTTTAGATGCAGGGAGATTAACAATAGGAGCTTGCAGTGTAGGTGCTGCTAAAGAATTACTTGAACTCTCTGTTCAATTTGCAAATCAAAGAGTTCAGTTTGACAAGCCAATTTCTCAATTTGAAGCTATTGAATTTATGATTGCTGAGATGACCACAAAAATTTATTTAATGGAAAGTATCTTATATCGTGCAGCTGAAAAATATGATCAGGGACTCGATATAAGTCAAGATGCTGCAATTGTAAAATTATATTGTTCGGAAGCAGTAAAAGAAATTGCTGATATGGCTGTTCAAATACATGGAGCAATGGGTTATTCAAGTGAATTACCAATAGAAAGATTTTATAGAGATGTAAGAATACTTAAAATATTCGAAGGAACAAGTGAAATACAAAAATTAATAATCAGCAGAAAAACAATTAAAAATCAAGGTAAATGGAAATTCGATGGCTAA